The following are encoded in a window of Chthonomonas sp. genomic DNA:
- a CDS encoding NapC/NirT family cytochrome c, producing MKRRLPAIFYNATTLFGMTFATVMFILAVILICFDLFGGFANSYSGLVTYIALPGMMFFGLFIAAIGLWRARRRQKRGELPAELPVIDLNQPRHRFIATSVALGGLVLTALSGFGSYKGYEYTESVQFCGTTCHSVMEPEYTAYQGSPHARVTCAGCHIGEGVDWYVKSKLSGSYQVYSTIFNKYERPIKTPIANLRPAKETCEQCHWPKHFFTQKVRTHDYFLSDEENTEHTTSMLVKIGGGEGAQAQGIHAHMYLDSTISYIATDRERQIIPYVEMKDKSGAVTIYRDATAKLTEAQVKSGQRRVVDCIDCHNRPTHIFHPASQSVDTALSTGLIDKTVPEIKAKAVEVLDAKYATKPEALTKIATELRAYYKETYADFMATGASKLEAAIVSIQAIYKQNYFPEMRTDWRSHNDNLDHLRGNGCFRCHNGKLTSDKGKVISKDCNTCHTFVSQGKPGQTKTNFAGMEFEHPVDIGDEWKNTPCKECHGHEEEEEEPAK from the coding sequence ATGAAACGTCGACTACCTGCAATTTTCTATAATGCGACCACCCTGTTCGGGATGACCTTCGCCACGGTGATGTTCATCCTCGCGGTGATTCTCATCTGCTTCGACCTATTCGGCGGCTTTGCCAACTCGTACAGCGGCCTGGTGACCTACATCGCCCTGCCGGGCATGATGTTCTTTGGGCTGTTCATTGCCGCCATCGGCCTTTGGCGCGCACGCCGGAGACAGAAGCGCGGGGAACTCCCCGCTGAGTTGCCCGTCATCGACCTGAACCAGCCGCGGCACCGATTCATCGCGACTTCGGTGGCGTTGGGCGGATTGGTGCTCACCGCGCTCTCAGGGTTCGGGAGTTACAAGGGTTACGAGTACACCGAGTCGGTCCAGTTCTGCGGAACCACGTGCCACAGCGTCATGGAGCCTGAGTACACGGCGTACCAAGGCTCGCCTCACGCTCGTGTCACGTGCGCGGGCTGCCACATCGGGGAAGGTGTGGACTGGTACGTGAAATCCAAGCTCTCCGGCTCATACCAGGTCTACTCCACGATCTTCAACAAGTACGAGCGGCCGATCAAAACCCCCATCGCCAACCTTCGCCCCGCGAAGGAGACTTGCGAGCAGTGCCACTGGCCCAAGCACTTCTTCACGCAAAAGGTGCGGACCCACGACTACTTCCTTTCCGATGAGGAGAACACCGAGCACACTACGAGCATGCTCGTGAAGATCGGCGGCGGGGAAGGGGCGCAGGCGCAGGGAATTCATGCCCACATGTACTTGGACAGCACCATCTCGTACATCGCCACGGATCGCGAGCGGCAAATCATTCCCTACGTGGAGATGAAGGACAAGAGCGGCGCAGTGACAATCTATCGCGACGCGACCGCCAAATTGACCGAAGCACAGGTGAAGAGTGGTCAGCGCCGCGTCGTGGACTGCATTGATTGCCACAACCGGCCGACCCACATCTTCCACCCGGCCAGCCAGTCAGTTGATACTGCCCTCTCGACGGGGTTGATAGACAAGACCGTTCCTGAGATCAAGGCCAAGGCAGTCGAGGTCCTCGACGCCAAGTATGCGACTAAGCCCGAAGCTCTAACCAAGATCGCGACGGAACTCCGGGCGTACTACAAGGAAACGTACGCCGACTTCATGGCCACCGGCGCATCGAAGCTCGAGGCGGCCATTGTCTCGATCCAAGCGATCTACAAGCAGAACTACTTCCCGGAGATGCGCACGGACTGGCGGTCGCATAACGACAACCTGGATCACCTGCGTGGAAACGGGTGCTTCCGTTGCCACAACGGTAAGTTGACCAGTGACAAAGGGAAGGTCATCAGCAAGGACTGCAACACGTGCCACACCTTCGTCTCGCAGGGCAAGCCAGGACAGACCAAGACGAATTTCGCGGGCATGGAGTTCGAACACCCGGTGGATATCGGCGACGAATGGAAGAACACGCCGTGCAAGGAGTGCCACGGCCACGAAGAAGAGGAAGAAGAGCCGGCCAAGTAG
- a CDS encoding RHS repeat-associated core domain-containing protein: protein PTTYSSGSASYDEENRLTAFPAGAQVWGAGYRADGLRAWTRKTATGAKTFCYYDQGNAVLETKADGTMVGMNIFAPDGLVTRWSKLSGTIPVVGDYQFDWQGNAVHCLFSGARYADEPLIHSAYNAWGQRNFVYSNGASSAADLLRFGYNARWGYKLDTETGLYYCQHRYYDPANGRWVTRDPIGFRGGFNHYGYCSNDSVQGVDPQGLWNFDRWLLTGDGDASDEVYEAALNAVNDGLETAGHALRNGSKFGIGDDGSHDDEPGYTEAKHLTEVAMVCLIAAGAMKGGGVNGEFQGPYKNTGGGGLKVTRNGDPWFRVEVHPWRGQPWYKWPHWHRDFPPGPRPPGGGADRHLPWE, encoded by the coding sequence CCCGACGACCTATTCGAGCGGTAGCGCCAGTTACGATGAGGAGAACCGTCTTACGGCGTTCCCAGCAGGGGCTCAGGTCTGGGGTGCGGGTTACCGGGCCGATGGATTGCGCGCCTGGACGCGCAAGACCGCGACGGGTGCCAAGACGTTTTGTTACTACGATCAAGGCAACGCGGTTCTGGAGACCAAGGCTGATGGGACGATGGTGGGGATGAATATCTTTGCGCCGGATGGCTTGGTGACTCGCTGGAGCAAGCTTTCGGGCACGATCCCGGTCGTTGGGGATTACCAGTTCGACTGGCAAGGCAACGCGGTTCATTGTCTGTTCTCGGGGGCACGGTACGCCGATGAACCGCTGATCCATTCGGCGTATAACGCTTGGGGCCAGCGAAACTTTGTGTACTCTAATGGTGCAAGCTCTGCTGCAGATCTGCTGAGGTTCGGTTACAATGCTCGTTGGGGGTACAAGCTCGATACTGAAACAGGGTTGTACTACTGCCAACACCGATACTACGACCCCGCGAACGGTAGGTGGGTTACCAGGGATCCGATTGGATTCAGGGGAGGTTTCAATCACTACGGCTATTGTTCTAATGATTCTGTTCAAGGAGTAGACCCCCAAGGACTCTGGAACTTCGATCGTTGGTTGTTAACTGGAGACGGGGACGCAAGCGACGAGGTCTATGAAGCTGCTCTAAACGCGGTAAACGACGGCCTGGAAACCGCCGGTCATGCACTACGGAACGGTTCAAAGTTCGGAATTGGTGATGACGGGTCGCATGACGATGAACCGGGCTATACGGAAGCAAAGCATCTTACCGAAGTGGCTATGGTGTGTCTGATAGCTGCGGGCGCAATGAAAGGCGGAGGGGTGAATGGAGAGTTTCAAGGTCCGTACAAGAACACTGGGGGTGGCGGGCTGAAGGTAACTCGGAATGGTGACCCCTGGTTTCGCGTTGAGGTTCACCCTTGGAGAGGGCAACCCTGGTACAAATGGCCACACTGGCATAGGGACTTCCCACCAGGACCACGTCCTCCCGGGGGAGGAGCTGACAGACATCTTCCATGGGAATGA